One window from the genome of Kaistella carnis encodes:
- a CDS encoding cyclic nucleotide-binding domain-containing protein: MKNINLFPSTLFQKIFELNSKNKIGSNTIVVFTFILYKCEELQKEIVLSDYEMARELGLSRQTVITAKNKLKQLGILDYHRNPGFPNRFVLNENELPKEIPKIVETKEISIEELYRDPEPKIIANSSFSRYPTLQQFMSFSKTLPNYSEKLDDVLIHKFHQWDKSDWKNAIGKPILDWRSVVEKNMIMFESHSSLQNKSELKIPNIKRPKVD; the protein is encoded by the coding sequence ATGAAAAATATTAATCTCTTTCCCTCAACTTTATTTCAAAAAATTTTTGAATTAAATTCTAAGAACAAAATTGGCTCAAACACAATTGTTGTTTTTACATTTATACTTTACAAATGCGAAGAACTTCAAAAGGAAATTGTACTGTCGGATTACGAGATGGCAAGAGAACTTGGACTTTCCAGACAAACGGTAATTACTGCGAAAAATAAACTAAAACAATTGGGGATTTTAGATTATCACAGAAATCCTGGTTTCCCGAATCGTTTCGTTTTGAATGAAAATGAATTACCCAAAGAAATTCCGAAAATAGTTGAGACAAAAGAAATTTCGATTGAAGAATTATATCGAGATCCAGAACCAAAAATTATTGCAAATAGTTCATTTTCTCGATATCCAACATTACAACAGTTTATGAGTTTTTCCAAAACGTTACCAAATTATTCCGAAAAATTAGATGACGTATTGATTCACAAATTTCATCAATGGGATAAATCGGATTGGAAAAACGCCATCGGAAAACCAATCTTAGATTGGAGATCTGTTGTTGAAAAAAATATGATAATGTTTGAATCCCATAGTTCTTTGCAAAACAAATCTGAACTGAAAATTCCAAATATCAAAAGACCGAAAGTAGACTAA
- a CDS encoding WYL domain-containing protein: MARRDQLLRLMHISNLLQSKSKNGATYHEVKQYLENQHYSEKGYDNDLPFSEKTFKRDRNILLELFGVETQYKRSTMTYQIIDDENLENSKGIFENILLINAYKKTTDHSKIMLFEKRQASGLQHLDGIIHAIKNSKVISLQYRKYWETASQKKVLQPYALKEFRHRWYLLANEDDGKEFLLKTYGLDRMTDFEIHAKTFAKQEVNIDALFINSFGIVSTLNENPETIILSFNKNQSGFVKSLPIHHSQKILVDNNEEFRIEITLVPTYDFYQELLTHAERLKILEPKNVRKKYLEFIQKSMEMNKIS, translated from the coding sequence ATGGCAAGAAGAGATCAATTGTTGCGTTTGATGCATATTTCAAATCTGCTTCAATCAAAGAGTAAAAACGGTGCAACTTATCACGAAGTCAAGCAATATTTAGAAAATCAACATTACAGCGAAAAAGGATACGATAATGATTTGCCTTTCAGTGAAAAAACATTTAAGCGAGATCGGAATATACTTTTAGAATTATTCGGAGTTGAAACGCAATATAAAAGATCAACCATGACGTATCAAATTATTGATGATGAAAATTTAGAAAACTCGAAAGGTATTTTTGAAAATATTTTGTTGATAAACGCATATAAAAAAACGACGGATCATTCTAAAATAATGCTTTTTGAAAAAAGACAAGCTTCTGGACTTCAACATCTGGATGGAATTATTCATGCCATTAAAAATTCTAAAGTCATCAGTTTACAATACAGAAAATATTGGGAAACTGCTTCTCAGAAGAAAGTTTTGCAACCTTATGCATTAAAAGAATTCAGACATCGATGGTATCTTTTGGCAAATGAAGATGATGGAAAAGAATTTTTGCTCAAAACTTATGGTTTGGATCGAATGACCGATTTTGAAATTCATGCCAAGACTTTCGCAAAACAAGAAGTTAATATTGATGCACTTTTCATTAATTCTTTCGGAATTGTTTCTACATTGAACGAAAACCCAGAAACGATTATTTTGTCTTTTAATAAAAACCAAAGTGGATTTGTGAAATCATTGCCTATTCATCATTCCCAAAAAATTCTCGTGGATAATAATGAAGAATTTAGAATTGAAATAACTTTAGTTCCGACCTACGATTTTTATCAAGAATTATTAACGCACGCTGAAAGGTTGAAAATTTTGGAACCAAAAAATGTGAGAAAGAAATATTTGGAATTTATTCAGAAATCGATGGAAATGAATAAAATATCTTAA
- a CDS encoding RNA methyltransferase gives MTKDYPNATDFPKTKVYFGIGIENALQTQNIGTIWRSAQIMGADFIFIIGGNYKRMKTDTIAAHRHIPLFYFENFQDFYKSLPFEGKLIGIELDEKSVPVSEFKHPKQAVYLLGSEKIGLSEEAKKKCDLLVQLPGKLSLNVSVAGSIIIYDRLMKPTFYNI, from the coding sequence ATGACAAAAGATTATCCTAACGCAACTGATTTTCCGAAGACAAAAGTTTATTTCGGGATCGGCATCGAAAACGCTTTGCAAACTCAAAATATTGGAACAATATGGCGTTCTGCTCAAATTATGGGCGCAGATTTTATTTTCATTATCGGCGGAAATTATAAAAGAATGAAAACTGATACTATTGCGGCACATCGACATATTCCGTTGTTTTATTTTGAGAATTTTCAGGATTTCTATAAATCTTTACCGTTTGAAGGTAAATTAATCGGTATTGAATTAGACGAAAAAAGCGTTCCGGTCTCTGAATTTAAACATCCAAAACAAGCAGTTTATTTATTAGGTTCAGAAAAAATCGGATTGTCGGAAGAAGCAAAAAAAAAATGTGATCTTCTGGTACAATTACCTGGCAAACTTTCGCTGAACGTTTCTGTTGCTGGTTCAATTATTATTTATGACCGATTAATGAAACCTACATTTTATAACATCTAA
- a CDS encoding toprim domain-containing protein yields MNCTQFNKILVEEVLQSLGHFPTKQNEKEAWFINPFSKENNASFKINKTLNYWYLFSEGIGGNNIDLMKKYLNASISEVLKWAENQNFSSFHQQTKNQKFFNLPKTYEIVEVKEIQHPALIQYLKSRRVENQKHLIQEIHYQMNDKKYFGICFKNDSDGYEIRNAYSKICLGKKDITTIKNNSKSLLVFEGFFDFLSFKNIEESLENEPSDYMILNSVSMINKIKNSLETYEKIDLYFDNDEAGNRAVEIIKNEKIEAEDCRVLYSDFKDLNDWLIHGNPNNEVKIQYQSTFKR; encoded by the coding sequence ATGAACTGCACACAATTTAATAAAATATTGGTGGAAGAAGTCCTGCAATCTCTCGGACATTTTCCCACGAAACAAAATGAAAAAGAAGCATGGTTTATAAATCCTTTTTCCAAGGAAAACAATGCCTCCTTTAAAATTAATAAGACCCTCAATTATTGGTATTTATTTTCCGAAGGAATTGGTGGAAATAACATTGATTTGATGAAGAAATATTTAAACGCTTCAATATCTGAAGTTTTGAAGTGGGCAGAAAACCAGAATTTTTCTTCTTTTCACCAGCAAACCAAAAACCAAAAATTTTTCAACCTTCCCAAAACATATGAAATAGTAGAGGTGAAAGAAATTCAGCATCCTGCATTAATTCAATATTTAAAAAGCAGAAGAGTGGAAAATCAAAAACATTTAATTCAGGAAATTCATTATCAAATGAATGATAAAAAATATTTTGGAATCTGTTTTAAAAATGATTCCGATGGTTATGAAATTCGGAACGCTTATTCTAAAATTTGTCTTGGTAAAAAAGACATTACCACCATAAAAAATAACTCAAAATCGCTTCTGGTTTTTGAAGGGTTTTTTGATTTTCTCTCCTTTAAAAATATTGAAGAATCGTTAGAAAATGAACCTTCAGATTACATGATTTTGAATTCAGTTTCAATGATAAATAAGATTAAAAATTCACTTGAAACTTATGAAAAAATAGACCTCTATTTTGACAATGACGAAGCAGGAAATCGCGCCGTTGAAATCATCAAAAATGAAAAAATTGAAGCCGAAGATTGCCGGGTTTTGTATTCCGATTTTAAGGATTTAAATGATTGGTTGATTCATGGAAACCCAAATAATGAAGTTAAAATTCAATATCAATCAACATTTAAAAGATGA